A part of Sebastes fasciatus isolate fSebFas1 chromosome 10, fSebFas1.pri, whole genome shotgun sequence genomic DNA contains:
- the hspa4b gene encoding heat shock 70 kDa protein 4b isoform X2: protein MLFCCNQVPCYYTDAERRSVVDAAQIAGLNCLRLMNETTAVALAYGIYKQDLPAIEEKARNVVFVDLGHSGYQTSVCAFNKGKVKVLATACDPELGGKHFDEVLVNHFCEDFGKKYKIDAKTKPRALVRLYQECEKLKRVMSANSSDLPLNIECFMNDIDVSGKMNRGQFEEMCADMFARVEAPLQSLLEQTKLKKDDIYAVEIVGGASRIPSVKERISKFFGKELNTTLNADEAVARGCALQCAILSPAFKVREFSITDIVPYPISLKWHSAAEEGLSDCEVFPVNHAAPFSKVLTFYRKDPFSLEAYYNSANELPYPDPTIGQFMVQKVVPQASGESSKVKVKVRVNIHGIFSVSSASLVEVQKCDESEEPMETEQANEKDGENKMQTDEEEQGQGDGQKEAEEKTPRENEEMEVTPEEGKGEKKTDQPPQAKKPKVKTKVLDLPIENSPQWQLADDMLNLFVENEGKMIMQDKLEKERNDAKNYVEEYVYDMRDKLHGLLEKFVGESDRDALSLRLEDTENWLYEDGEDQSKQVYIDKLAELKKLGQPIQERYTEAEERPKSFEELGKQIQQYMKFVEAYKMKEEQYDHLDEADVKKVDKLTGDAMMWMNSAMNQQSKQSLAVDPSVKVKDIQVKTRELFSACNPIATKPKPKVELPKEDTPAEQNGPVNGQEKPQEETADKGTTENTGNPTSETTDNKPEMDLD from the exons atgcTCTTCTGTTGTAACCAGGTTCCCTGCTACTACACTGACGCTGAGAGGAGATCAGTAGTAGATGCTGCTCAGATTGCTGGTCTCAACTGCCTGAGGCTCATGAATGAGACGACTGCAG TCGCATTGGCGTATGGGATCTATAAACAGGATCTCCCTGCTATCGAGGAGAAGGCCAGGAACGTGGTGTTTGTGGACCTGGGCCACTCTGGGTACCAAACATCAGTGTGTGCCTTTAACAAGGGCAAAGTCAAG GTCCTTGCTACAGCTTGTGACCCAGAGTTGGGAGGGAAGCACTTTGACGAGGTGTTGGTGAATCACTTCTGTGAGGATTTTGGCAAGAAGTACAAGATCGATGCCAAGACAAAGCCCAGGGCTCTGGTCAGGCTTTACCAGGAGTGTGAAAAACTGAAAAGAGTGATGAGCGCCAACTCCTCTGACCTGCCACTTAACATTGAGTGCTTCATGAATGACATTGATGTCTCTGGGAAAATGAACAG GGGTCAGTTTGAAGAGATGTGTGCTGATATGTTTGCCCGAGTTGAGGCTCCACTGCAGAGTCTGCTGGAACAAACCA AACTGAAGAAGGATGACATCTACGCAGTAGAGATCGTGGGGGGAGCTTCCAGGATCCCATCAGTCAAAGAGAGGATCAGCAAATTCTTCGGGAAGGAGCTGAACACCACACTGAATGCTGACGAAGCTGTAGCCAGAGGATGTGCCCTGCAG TGTGCGATACTGTCTCCGGCCTTCAAAGTGCGTGAATTCTCCATCACAGACATTGTTCCCTATCCCATCTCCTTGAAGTGGCATTCTGCTGCAGAGGAAGgtctgag TGATTGCGAGGTATTTCCTGTGAACCATGCAGCACCTTTCTCCAAAGTGCTGACCTTCTACCGGAAAGATCCTTTTTCCCTGGAGGCCTACTACAATAGCGCTAATGAGCTGCCCTACCCTGATCCCACTATTG GTCAGTTCATGGTCCAGAAGGTTGTCCCACAGGCATCTGGGGAGAGCTCCAAGGTGAAAGTCAAGGTGCGAGTGAACATCCACGGTATCTTCAGCGTGTCCAGCGCCTCCCTGGTTGAAGTGCAGAAATGTGATGAGTCAGAGGAACCCATGGAAACAGAACAGGCCAATGAAAAAGATGGAGAG AACAAGATGCAGAccgatgaggaggagcagggtcAGGGAGATGGTCAGAAAGAAGCAGAAGAGAAGACGCCCCGTGAGAACGAGGAGATGGAG GTAACCCCAGAGGAGGGCAAAGGCGAGAAGAAGACCGACCAGCCCCCACAAGCCAAAAAGCccaaagtcaaaacaaaagtGCTTGATCTTCCAATTGAAAACAGTCCACAGTGGCAGCTAGCTGATGACATGCTCAATCTTTTTGTAGAAAATGAG GGTAAGATGATCATGCAGGACAagctggagaaggagaggaatgACGCTAAGAACTACGTGGAGGAGTACGTGTACGACATGAGGGACAAACTACACGGGCTGCTGGAGAAGTTTGTCGGTGAATCT gacAGGGATGCCCTGTCATTGAGGCTGGAGGATACTGAGAACTGGCTGTATGAAGATGGAGAGGACCAATCCAAACAGGTGTACATTGACAAACTGGCAGAGTTAAAG AAACTTGGCCAGCCCATCCAGGAGAGGTACACGGAGGCTGAAGAGAGACCTAAATCATTTGAGGAGTTGGGAAAACAAATCCAGCAGTACATGAAATTTGTGGAAGCGTACAAAATGAAG GAGGAGCAGTATGACCATTTAGATGAGGCAGATGTCAAGAAAGTTGACAAACTGACCGGTGATGCAATGATGTGGATGAACAGCGCCATGAACCAGCAAAGCAAACAGAGCTTGGCGGTGGATCCCTCTGTCAAAGTAAAAGACATTCAAGTAAAAACAAGG gAGCTGTTCAGTGCTTGTAACCCCATTGCGACCAAGCCCAAGCCCAAGGTGGAGCTTCCAAAGGAGGACACCCCTGCAGAGCAGAACGGGCCCGTCAACGGACAGGAGAAACCCCAAGAAGAAACTGCAGACAAGGGAACAACTGAGAACACAGGCAATCCCACCTCAGAAACCACAGACAACAAGCCTGAAATGGACCTTGATTAA
- the hspa4b gene encoding heat shock 70 kDa protein 4b isoform X1, protein MSVVGFDVGYLNCYVAVARAGGIETVANEHTDRCTPAFVSFGPRNRAIGAAAKSQIVTNCKNTVQGFKRFHGRTFSDPLVQRLKNSLVYDIAQMPTGTTGIKVMYMEEEKVFSIEQVTAMLLTKMKETAEHALKKPVADCVVSVPCYYTDAERRSVVDAAQIAGLNCLRLMNETTAVALAYGIYKQDLPAIEEKARNVVFVDLGHSGYQTSVCAFNKGKVKVLATACDPELGGKHFDEVLVNHFCEDFGKKYKIDAKTKPRALVRLYQECEKLKRVMSANSSDLPLNIECFMNDIDVSGKMNRGQFEEMCADMFARVEAPLQSLLEQTKLKKDDIYAVEIVGGASRIPSVKERISKFFGKELNTTLNADEAVARGCALQCAILSPAFKVREFSITDIVPYPISLKWHSAAEEGLSDCEVFPVNHAAPFSKVLTFYRKDPFSLEAYYNSANELPYPDPTIGQFMVQKVVPQASGESSKVKVKVRVNIHGIFSVSSASLVEVQKCDESEEPMETEQANEKDGENKMQTDEEEQGQGDGQKEAEEKTPRENEEMEVTPEEGKGEKKTDQPPQAKKPKVKTKVLDLPIENSPQWQLADDMLNLFVENEGKMIMQDKLEKERNDAKNYVEEYVYDMRDKLHGLLEKFVGESDRDALSLRLEDTENWLYEDGEDQSKQVYIDKLAELKKLGQPIQERYTEAEERPKSFEELGKQIQQYMKFVEAYKMKEEQYDHLDEADVKKVDKLTGDAMMWMNSAMNQQSKQSLAVDPSVKVKDIQVKTRELFSACNPIATKPKPKVELPKEDTPAEQNGPVNGQEKPQEETADKGTTENTGNPTSETTDNKPEMDLD, encoded by the exons ATGTCAGTTGTCGGGTTTGACGTCGGCTATCTGAACTGCTATGTAGCGGTAGCCAGAGCCGGGGGCATCGAGACCGTCGCTAACGAACACACCGACCGATGTACACC agCATTTGTTTCTTTTGGACCCCGGAACCGAGCGATCGGTGCTGCTGCTAAAAGCCAG ATCGTCACAAACTGCAAGAACACAGTCCAAGGGTTCAAGCGGTTTCATGGCAGGACGTTTTCGGATCCCCTTGTGCAGCGCCTCAAAAACAGTTTGGTCTATGATATTGCACAAATGCCCACAGGGACAACTGGCATCAAG GTGATGtacatggaggaggagaaggtgttCAGCATTGAACAGGTTACCGCCATGCTGCTGACCAAGATGAAGGAGACCGCTGAGCATGCACTCAAGAAGCCTGTGGCTGACTGTGTTGTGTCT GTTCCCTGCTACTACACTGACGCTGAGAGGAGATCAGTAGTAGATGCTGCTCAGATTGCTGGTCTCAACTGCCTGAGGCTCATGAATGAGACGACTGCAG TCGCATTGGCGTATGGGATCTATAAACAGGATCTCCCTGCTATCGAGGAGAAGGCCAGGAACGTGGTGTTTGTGGACCTGGGCCACTCTGGGTACCAAACATCAGTGTGTGCCTTTAACAAGGGCAAAGTCAAG GTCCTTGCTACAGCTTGTGACCCAGAGTTGGGAGGGAAGCACTTTGACGAGGTGTTGGTGAATCACTTCTGTGAGGATTTTGGCAAGAAGTACAAGATCGATGCCAAGACAAAGCCCAGGGCTCTGGTCAGGCTTTACCAGGAGTGTGAAAAACTGAAAAGAGTGATGAGCGCCAACTCCTCTGACCTGCCACTTAACATTGAGTGCTTCATGAATGACATTGATGTCTCTGGGAAAATGAACAG GGGTCAGTTTGAAGAGATGTGTGCTGATATGTTTGCCCGAGTTGAGGCTCCACTGCAGAGTCTGCTGGAACAAACCA AACTGAAGAAGGATGACATCTACGCAGTAGAGATCGTGGGGGGAGCTTCCAGGATCCCATCAGTCAAAGAGAGGATCAGCAAATTCTTCGGGAAGGAGCTGAACACCACACTGAATGCTGACGAAGCTGTAGCCAGAGGATGTGCCCTGCAG TGTGCGATACTGTCTCCGGCCTTCAAAGTGCGTGAATTCTCCATCACAGACATTGTTCCCTATCCCATCTCCTTGAAGTGGCATTCTGCTGCAGAGGAAGgtctgag TGATTGCGAGGTATTTCCTGTGAACCATGCAGCACCTTTCTCCAAAGTGCTGACCTTCTACCGGAAAGATCCTTTTTCCCTGGAGGCCTACTACAATAGCGCTAATGAGCTGCCCTACCCTGATCCCACTATTG GTCAGTTCATGGTCCAGAAGGTTGTCCCACAGGCATCTGGGGAGAGCTCCAAGGTGAAAGTCAAGGTGCGAGTGAACATCCACGGTATCTTCAGCGTGTCCAGCGCCTCCCTGGTTGAAGTGCAGAAATGTGATGAGTCAGAGGAACCCATGGAAACAGAACAGGCCAATGAAAAAGATGGAGAG AACAAGATGCAGAccgatgaggaggagcagggtcAGGGAGATGGTCAGAAAGAAGCAGAAGAGAAGACGCCCCGTGAGAACGAGGAGATGGAG GTAACCCCAGAGGAGGGCAAAGGCGAGAAGAAGACCGACCAGCCCCCACAAGCCAAAAAGCccaaagtcaaaacaaaagtGCTTGATCTTCCAATTGAAAACAGTCCACAGTGGCAGCTAGCTGATGACATGCTCAATCTTTTTGTAGAAAATGAG GGTAAGATGATCATGCAGGACAagctggagaaggagaggaatgACGCTAAGAACTACGTGGAGGAGTACGTGTACGACATGAGGGACAAACTACACGGGCTGCTGGAGAAGTTTGTCGGTGAATCT gacAGGGATGCCCTGTCATTGAGGCTGGAGGATACTGAGAACTGGCTGTATGAAGATGGAGAGGACCAATCCAAACAGGTGTACATTGACAAACTGGCAGAGTTAAAG AAACTTGGCCAGCCCATCCAGGAGAGGTACACGGAGGCTGAAGAGAGACCTAAATCATTTGAGGAGTTGGGAAAACAAATCCAGCAGTACATGAAATTTGTGGAAGCGTACAAAATGAAG GAGGAGCAGTATGACCATTTAGATGAGGCAGATGTCAAGAAAGTTGACAAACTGACCGGTGATGCAATGATGTGGATGAACAGCGCCATGAACCAGCAAAGCAAACAGAGCTTGGCGGTGGATCCCTCTGTCAAAGTAAAAGACATTCAAGTAAAAACAAGG gAGCTGTTCAGTGCTTGTAACCCCATTGCGACCAAGCCCAAGCCCAAGGTGGAGCTTCCAAAGGAGGACACCCCTGCAGAGCAGAACGGGCCCGTCAACGGACAGGAGAAACCCCAAGAAGAAACTGCAGACAAGGGAACAACTGAGAACACAGGCAATCCCACCTCAGAAACCACAGACAACAAGCCTGAAATGGACCTTGATTAA
- the gnpda1 gene encoding glucosamine-6-phosphate isomerase 1 has protein sequence MKLIILNDYDQASEWAAKYIRNKIILFRPGPDRYFTLGLPTGGTPLGCYKKLIEYYKSGQISFQYVKTFNMDEYVGIARDHPESYHSFMWNNFFKHIDIKAENTHILDGNAADLQAECTAFEEQITAAGGIELFVGGIGPDGHIAFNEPGSSLASRTRVKTLAQDTIIANARFFDGDLSKVPTMALTVGVGTVMDAKEVMILITGAHKAFALYKAIEDGVNHMWTVSAFQQHPQTVFVCDEDATLELRVKTVKYFKGMMHVHNKLVEPPQSMPKKN, from the exons ATGAAGCTGATCATCCTCAATGACTACGACCAGGCAAGCGAGTGGGCTGCAAAGTACATTAGAAACAAGATTATACTCTTCAGACCTGGACCGGACAGATACTTCACCCTGGGGCTTCCCACAG GAGGCACCCCCCTGGGTTGTTACAAGAAACTGATTGAGTACTACAAGTCGGGCCAAATCTCATTCCAGTACGTAAAAACtttcaacatggatgaataTGTAG GAATTGCCAGAGATCACCCTGAGAGCTACCACTCCTTCATGTGGAATAACTTCTTCAAGCACATAGACATAAAAGCAGAGAACACCCACATCCTAGATGGCAACGCTGCTGACCTGCAAGCAGAGTGTACAGCCTTTGAAGAACAGATAACAGCTGCTGGGGGGATCGAGCTCTTTGTCGGAG GTATTGGACCAGATGGCCACATTGCCTTCAATGAGCCTGGTTCAAGTCTGGCTTCCAGGACTAGAGTGAAGACCCTGGCACAGGACACTATCATAGCTAATGCCCGATTCTTTGATGGGGATCTCTCAAAGGTGCCCACCATGGCACTGACTGTGGGAGTGGGCACAGTCATGGATGCAAAAGAG GTCATGATTCTCATCACTGGAGCACACAAGGCGTTTGCTTTATACAAAGCTATAGAGGACGGTGTGAATCACATGTGGACGGTGTCTGCGTTTCAGCAGCACCCACAGACTGTTTTTGTATGTGATGAAGACGCCACCCTGGAACTGCGGGTCAAAACTGTAAAGTATTTCAAAG GGATGATGCATGTTCAcaacaagctggtggagccacCTCAGTCAATGCCAAAGAAGAACTGA